A window from Lactiplantibacillus pentosus encodes these proteins:
- a CDS encoding monovalent cation:proton antiporter family protein yields the protein MDQVSLVIILLAALLIPLIMAKFKINSLPTAVMEIIIGIILGPSVFNFVNTSDLISQLSTIGVIVLLFLSGLEIDFSLFKKRRTELTPLEQKNAVNTPKYSPVRLSVYAYGTIVVLSLGLAAAFKASGLFSDFWLATILFGTISLGIVIAALKEQELLSKAFGQTVLLISVFGELVPMMGLTLYASVYGSNSQSLWLLLLILAVAALLLLRFKPFFRFYQNINKSTTQLDIRLAFFLIVTMVTVAESVGAENILGAFVAGIVLKLLNPSETTRERLDAIGYGFFIPIFFITTGVDLNLRTLLTSGKTLLLIPLFFLAYMIAKIGGFWILKLRFKQANALAGTALTATTMTMVLAVLRVAKSMKTITTDQSGAFLLAALLTCIVSPLIFNKLYSAEKEDLVKTSVHFIGANLSTVPVAQQLRKGWYDVAMYTNHPENYQTYHAQVPVTLMENFSAQDLQDHGVFDTDILILGHIDAERNYELAKAAKNYGVRRIIVRFEDRNVLNEHEDELRELGVEVYNTPEANITLLRALIESPSTLLLLNDTENSIYEVRVLNHRYTNVQIKNLQFAKDVTISQVIRNRKLIAPNGNTTIMYGDRLIFTSNKQSAAQIRQALSTAN from the coding sequence ATGGATCAAGTTTCCTTAGTCATTATTCTATTAGCGGCCCTGTTGATTCCGCTCATTATGGCTAAATTCAAAATCAACAGCCTGCCCACCGCGGTGATGGAGATTATTATTGGGATCATTCTCGGGCCAAGTGTGTTCAATTTTGTGAACACCTCCGATTTGATTTCTCAACTATCGACGATTGGGGTCATCGTCCTGCTGTTTCTGAGTGGGTTGGAAATCGACTTCAGCTTATTTAAAAAACGGCGTACGGAACTCACACCGCTTGAACAAAAAAACGCCGTCAACACGCCCAAATATTCACCGGTACGACTGTCCGTGTACGCGTACGGAACGATCGTCGTGTTATCGTTGGGACTAGCCGCGGCATTTAAAGCCAGTGGCCTCTTCAGCGATTTCTGGCTTGCTACGATTTTATTTGGGACGATCTCCCTAGGTATCGTGATTGCCGCCTTAAAGGAACAAGAACTACTGAGTAAGGCGTTTGGGCAAACGGTGCTCTTGATCTCCGTCTTCGGTGAACTCGTGCCCATGATGGGGCTGACGCTTTACGCCTCCGTCTATGGCAGCAATTCGCAAAGTCTCTGGTTACTGCTACTGATTTTAGCGGTCGCTGCTCTCTTGCTCTTGCGGTTCAAGCCATTTTTCCGCTTCTATCAAAATATTAATAAGTCAACGACGCAGCTCGACATCCGCCTGGCATTCTTCCTGATCGTCACAATGGTCACCGTGGCGGAATCAGTGGGCGCCGAAAATATCCTAGGCGCGTTCGTTGCCGGAATCGTGTTGAAACTGCTCAACCCGAGCGAAACGACCCGCGAACGTTTGGATGCGATCGGCTACGGCTTCTTCATTCCAATCTTCTTCATCACGACCGGGGTCGACTTGAACTTGCGGACCTTGCTGACGAGTGGCAAGACGCTGTTACTGATTCCACTGTTCTTCTTGGCCTACATGATTGCCAAAATTGGGGGCTTCTGGATTTTAAAACTGCGCTTCAAACAGGCTAACGCACTAGCTGGGACCGCCCTGACTGCAACGACGATGACGATGGTTTTGGCCGTCTTGCGGGTCGCTAAGTCGATGAAGACCATTACGACCGACCAATCCGGCGCCTTCTTACTAGCGGCGCTCCTGACTTGTATCGTTTCACCACTGATTTTTAACAAGCTGTATTCAGCTGAAAAAGAAGACCTGGTCAAGACGTCCGTCCACTTCATCGGTGCCAATTTGAGTACCGTTCCCGTGGCTCAGCAGTTACGTAAAGGGTGGTACGACGTGGCGATGTATACCAATCATCCGGAAAATTACCAGACTTACCACGCGCAAGTGCCCGTCACCTTGATGGAAAACTTTTCAGCCCAGGACTTACAGGACCACGGCGTCTTCGATACGGACATCTTAATTCTCGGTCACATTGACGCCGAACGGAATTACGAGCTCGCTAAAGCCGCCAAAAACTATGGTGTGCGCCGTATCATCGTTCGTTTTGAAGACCGCAACGTCTTGAACGAACATGAAGATGAACTGCGCGAACTCGGCGTCGAAGTCTACAATACACCAGAAGCCAACATTACGTTGCTACGAGCACTGATTGAGTCACCATCGACCTTACTGTTGCTCAATGATACCGAAAACAGTATCTACGAAGTGCGCGTACTCAACCACCGTTACACAAATGTTCAGATTAAAAACTTACAATTTGCCAAAGATGTAACGATTAGCCAAGTCATCCGCAACCGTAAACTAATTGCACCAAATGGCAACACGACCATCATGTACGGCGATCGGCTGATCTTTACCAGTAACAAGCAGAGTGCGGCTCAAATTCGCCAAGCCTTATCAACCGCTAATTAA
- the helD gene encoding RNA polymerase recycling motor HelD — MAKSIKAAEQEHLDHVVAKIKVAEEQQSQTITRSEQDQADIKRDLLNNINIKTDSYEGMMETGLSVRQQQQMMDERQNSWKHATKQLSTLKKLEKNAYFARIDFHEKGEPKSETIYIGLSSFSDTPDHFLIYDWRAPISSIYYDGGLGDVTYQTPDGEQTVNVKLKRQLMVEDGQILTVYDTDEVVGDSMLLEVLDEKSDVKMKSIVTTIQKEQNTIIRDTSSDLLFVQGAAGSGKTSSVLQRVAYLLYRYRGNLTAGQVILFSPNQLFNDYINQVLPELGEQNMVQMTYFQYASYRLPHMQVETLQQRFETENTPQMAKITKLEGSLAFFNAVTTYGRHLEQSDMRFRNITLNDEVIISREKIKEIYYSFNENYHLGNRLSATKEELIKILNRKVESEMRSKWVEEAVQDLSREEINQLYGNQPREFKNGDKEFKFLARKIVMQRLGKARTQIVRNRFLSINMQYAHFLREVPKIIKLADYGISAADWDATVEKKLQEIKDRHISLTTVSAYMYLHDLMTGKRGQRDIRFVFLDEIQDYNAFQLAFLKFSFPQARFTMLGDLNQAIFTKENSHSLISELATLFDPEKTRVVQLTKSYRSTQQITDFTKEILVNGEAVTAFDRQGDRPNVCVTPDFEAGVDQVIDQLAMNDSERDTTAIIGKSLAECEALTKALKARGEQVTLIQTENQRLAPGVIVVPSFLAKGLEFDAVIVWNANMTNYQREDERQLLYTICSRAMHELTIVAVGELSPLLARVDEQLYTLDEAKV; from the coding sequence ATGGCTAAGTCAATTAAAGCTGCAGAACAGGAACACTTAGATCACGTCGTCGCAAAAATTAAGGTGGCTGAAGAACAACAAAGCCAGACCATTACGCGCTCGGAACAGGATCAGGCTGATATCAAGCGGGACTTGCTGAATAACATCAACATTAAAACGGATAGTTACGAAGGCATGATGGAGACCGGATTATCCGTGCGGCAGCAACAACAAATGATGGATGAACGGCAAAATAGTTGGAAACACGCGACTAAGCAGTTATCCACGCTTAAAAAGTTAGAGAAGAATGCTTACTTCGCTCGGATTGATTTTCATGAAAAGGGTGAACCAAAGTCTGAAACGATCTATATTGGCTTGAGCTCATTTTCCGACACGCCCGACCATTTTCTGATTTATGACTGGCGGGCACCGATTTCCAGTATTTATTACGATGGCGGTCTGGGTGATGTGACGTATCAGACGCCGGATGGGGAACAGACCGTCAATGTGAAGCTGAAGCGTCAGCTGATGGTCGAAGATGGCCAAATCTTGACGGTTTATGATACGGATGAGGTCGTTGGTGATTCGATGTTGCTGGAAGTCTTGGACGAGAAATCGGATGTCAAGATGAAGAGCATCGTTACGACGATTCAAAAGGAACAAAACACGATCATCCGTGATACCAGCTCAGATTTACTGTTTGTCCAAGGGGCAGCTGGCTCTGGGAAGACGTCGTCCGTGCTCCAACGCGTGGCGTATTTACTGTATCGCTACCGCGGCAACTTGACGGCCGGCCAAGTGATCCTATTCTCACCGAACCAATTATTTAATGATTATATCAACCAAGTGTTGCCAGAACTTGGTGAGCAAAACATGGTGCAAATGACGTACTTCCAATATGCGTCATATCGTTTGCCCCATATGCAAGTCGAGACGTTGCAACAGCGATTTGAAACTGAAAATACGCCGCAAATGGCCAAAATCACGAAGTTGGAAGGTAGTTTAGCCTTTTTCAACGCAGTCACAACGTACGGCCGGCATTTGGAACAATCTGACATGCGTTTTCGTAATATTACCTTGAACGATGAGGTGATTATTTCCCGGGAAAAGATTAAGGAAATCTACTACTCGTTCAACGAAAACTACCATCTTGGCAACCGGTTATCCGCGACCAAGGAAGAATTGATCAAAATCTTGAATCGCAAGGTCGAATCTGAGATGCGCTCGAAATGGGTCGAAGAAGCGGTTCAAGACTTGTCGCGTGAAGAAATCAACCAGTTGTACGGTAACCAACCGCGGGAATTCAAGAACGGCGATAAGGAATTCAAGTTCCTGGCACGTAAGATCGTCATGCAGCGCTTAGGGAAAGCGCGGACCCAAATTGTCCGTAACCGTTTCCTGAGCATCAACATGCAATACGCCCACTTCTTACGCGAAGTGCCAAAGATTATCAAACTAGCTGATTACGGTATCTCAGCGGCGGATTGGGATGCAACGGTCGAGAAGAAGCTACAAGAAATCAAGGACCGCCACATCTCATTGACCACCGTTTCAGCGTACATGTACTTGCATGACTTGATGACTGGTAAACGCGGACAGCGCGATATTCGGTTCGTCTTCTTGGATGAAATTCAAGACTACAATGCCTTTCAGCTGGCATTCTTGAAGTTCAGCTTCCCACAAGCGCGCTTCACGATGCTCGGTGACTTGAACCAAGCGATTTTTACTAAGGAAAACAGTCATTCACTGATTAGTGAATTAGCGACGCTCTTTGACCCTGAAAAGACTCGAGTCGTGCAGCTGACTAAGTCGTACCGGTCAACGCAACAGATTACCGACTTTACTAAGGAAATCTTGGTCAATGGTGAAGCGGTAACGGCCTTTGATCGACAAGGCGACCGGCCAAATGTCTGCGTCACACCTGATTTTGAAGCGGGTGTCGACCAGGTCATCGACCAGTTAGCGATGAACGATTCAGAACGGGATACGACGGCCATTATCGGCAAGTCCTTAGCCGAATGCGAAGCGTTAACTAAGGCGCTCAAAGCCCGTGGCGAACAGGTCACACTGATTCAAACTGAAAATCAGCGGTTGGCGCCTGGCGTCATCGTGGTCCCATCCTTCTTGGCCAAGGGGCTAGAATTCGACGCGGTCATCGTATGGAACGCTAATATGACCAATTATCAGCGTGAAGATGAGCGTCAATTACTGTACACGATCTGCTCCCGGGCGATGCATGAACTAACCATCGTGGCGGTCGGCGAACTGTCACCATTATTGGCCCGCGTTGACGAGCAATTGTATACGCTGGATGAGGCTAAGGTTTAA
- a CDS encoding nitronate monooxygenase, whose protein sequence is MSITEMLGIQYPIFSGAMMRIATHELVGAVSEAGGLGVLGSAGLSAEQLRTEIRATQAMTDKPFGVNLMLQMKNCPELAQVIIDEGVKVVTTGAGNPTSYIPPLHAAGIKVIPVIASVHHAHKMVAAGADAVVAEGQESGGHIGQTSTMALLPQVVDAVDIPVIGAGGVGDGRSVAAMFALGAQGVQCGTIFLTAEECPVPASYKQRVLTASDTDTIVTGRSQRDPVRALRNPMLEDYLQLEQSNAPAEKLHALADGSFAKAVNEGDMTHGTPMAGEVAGMLTTIRPVKDIIADLFSEANEVAAGLTIN, encoded by the coding sequence ATGTCAATTACTGAAATGTTAGGCATTCAATACCCCATTTTTTCTGGCGCGATGATGCGCATTGCGACCCATGAGCTCGTCGGTGCGGTTTCTGAAGCCGGTGGTCTGGGCGTGCTAGGGTCAGCGGGCTTATCAGCTGAGCAATTGCGGACGGAGATTCGGGCCACGCAAGCAATGACGGACAAACCCTTTGGTGTCAATTTGATGTTACAGATGAAGAATTGCCCCGAATTGGCCCAAGTCATTATCGACGAGGGGGTCAAAGTCGTCACGACTGGTGCTGGCAATCCGACGTCATACATCCCACCATTGCATGCGGCGGGCATTAAGGTGATTCCGGTAATCGCATCGGTTCATCACGCCCATAAGATGGTGGCAGCTGGGGCGGATGCGGTCGTTGCGGAAGGTCAAGAGTCTGGCGGCCATATCGGTCAGACGTCAACGATGGCGCTACTGCCACAGGTCGTGGATGCCGTGGATATTCCAGTGATTGGGGCTGGTGGGGTCGGCGATGGTCGCTCAGTCGCAGCGATGTTTGCCCTCGGTGCACAGGGGGTTCAGTGTGGGACGATTTTCCTGACCGCCGAAGAGTGCCCAGTCCCCGCAAGTTACAAACAACGCGTCTTGACGGCCAGTGATACTGATACGATCGTCACTGGTCGCAGTCAGCGTGACCCCGTCCGTGCGCTACGTAACCCGATGTTGGAAGATTATTTGCAATTAGAACAAAGCAATGCGCCCGCTGAAAAGTTGCACGCCTTAGCGGATGGCTCGTTTGCCAAAGCGGTCAATGAGGGCGACATGACCCATGGGACGCCAATGGCTGGTGAAGTCGCGGGGATGTTGACGACGATTCGGCCGGTCAAGGACATTATCGCTGACCTGTTTAGTGAAGCCAACGAGGTCGCTGCGGGATTAACGATTAATTAG
- the coaA gene encoding type I pantothenate kinase, translated as MEDQMNYYRFSREQWKQFYRNNQHQVPLTAANLHEIKAFNDRISLDDVRDIYMPFAHLLQAKYEHYLSWRETESVFLHRQNRQSPFIIGVSGSVAVGKTTTARLLEILFKYLYPDRRTQLITTDGFLYPNAELKKMQLMERKGFPESYDMPRLIQFLNDVKSGKPLAKAPVYSHQTYDIVPNRFDVITHPDILIIEGINVLQLPTNQAIYISDFTDFSVYVDADADLIEDWYLERFKALMKTAFQDPSNYFYPWAIGDPKDAMAMAERVWEEVDLKNLNDYILPTRNRADLILHKVAHHVIDAVYFRKY; from the coding sequence ATGGAAGATCAGATGAACTATTATCGCTTCTCACGTGAACAGTGGAAGCAATTTTACCGTAACAATCAGCACCAAGTTCCTTTAACTGCAGCTAATTTGCATGAAATCAAGGCGTTTAATGATCGGATCAGCTTGGATGATGTCCGTGATATTTACATGCCATTCGCGCATTTATTGCAAGCTAAATATGAGCACTACTTATCATGGCGCGAGACTGAGTCGGTGTTCTTGCACCGGCAGAACCGCCAGTCGCCGTTTATTATTGGCGTTTCAGGTAGTGTGGCGGTGGGGAAAACGACGACCGCGCGACTATTAGAAATTTTATTTAAATATTTATACCCGGACCGGCGTACCCAGTTGATTACGACGGATGGTTTTCTATATCCGAATGCCGAGTTGAAGAAGATGCAACTGATGGAACGCAAGGGCTTTCCGGAAAGCTATGACATGCCGCGGTTGATTCAATTCTTGAATGATGTGAAAAGTGGCAAACCGCTGGCCAAGGCCCCCGTTTATTCGCATCAGACGTATGACATCGTCCCGAATCGCTTTGATGTGATCACGCACCCAGATATTTTGATTATCGAAGGCATCAACGTGTTGCAGCTGCCGACGAATCAGGCGATTTACATTAGTGATTTTACTGATTTTTCAGTGTATGTCGATGCGGATGCGGATTTGATTGAAGATTGGTATTTGGAACGGTTCAAAGCGCTGATGAAGACGGCGTTTCAAGACCCGTCCAACTACTTCTATCCATGGGCGATTGGGGATCCCAAGGATGCGATGGCGATGGCTGAGCGCGTCTGGGAAGAGGTTGATTTGAAAAACTTGAATGATTATATCTTACCAACGCGCAATCGTGCGGATTTAATTTTACACAAAGTCGCGCACCACGTGATTGATGCCGTGTATTTCCGCAAATATTAG
- a CDS encoding GrpB family protein, with protein MKTTKLMAYQAEWQTQAVHYQALLSQQLGANLLKHSHIGSTAMPQLLARPMIDIALLVDDTSAAIAELEAQPVAGTHQTYAVALDGQLIHVIITTDADQYHQLLTFRDYLNAHRTDGRKYTAIRQKAAKDDTTYLQTKAAFMASINDKAQDWLRTKDLHEHHDRTVRAELVNMCLITDPQTGKVLVENKIDAQWSGLTFPGGHVDPGESQVAAIKREVLEETGLTVERLKLVGTVTWVENDAGDVSLGTLYTTSQFHGDLLVGSYEGAISWQPLSALTPDKLAPGVDQMLRVLTDDQLSEAFWGADDDQLRVY; from the coding sequence ATGAAAACGACCAAATTAATGGCTTATCAAGCTGAATGGCAAACACAAGCCGTCCATTATCAGGCGTTGCTCAGCCAGCAGCTCGGGGCCAACTTATTAAAACACAGCCACATTGGCAGTACTGCCATGCCACAACTATTGGCGCGACCAATGATTGATATTGCACTACTCGTGGACGACACCTCGGCAGCCATCGCCGAACTTGAGGCGCAACCCGTCGCTGGGACGCACCAAACGTATGCGGTCGCGCTTGACGGTCAGTTGATCCATGTGATTATCACGACCGACGCCGACCAGTACCACCAATTACTGACCTTCCGCGACTATCTCAATGCGCATCGCACTGACGGCCGCAAGTATACGGCGATTCGGCAGAAGGCGGCGAAAGATGACACCACTTATCTACAAACTAAGGCGGCGTTTATGGCCAGCATCAACGACAAGGCCCAAGACTGGCTGCGGACCAAGGATTTACATGAGCACCATGACCGGACTGTGCGTGCCGAGCTGGTGAACATGTGCCTGATTACCGACCCGCAGACGGGTAAGGTCCTCGTCGAGAATAAAATCGACGCGCAATGGTCTGGGTTGACCTTCCCAGGCGGCCACGTCGACCCTGGGGAATCTCAGGTGGCGGCGATCAAACGTGAAGTCTTGGAAGAGACCGGTTTGACCGTCGAACGGCTCAAGCTAGTCGGAACGGTCACCTGGGTCGAAAATGACGCTGGTGATGTCTCACTCGGGACACTTTACACCACCAGTCAATTTCACGGCGACCTGTTAGTCGGTTCTTACGAAGGTGCCATCAGCTGGCAGCCTTTGAGCGCCTTGACGCCTGACAAATTAGCACCAGGCGTCGATCAGATGTTAAGAGTCTTGACCGACGACCAACTTAGCGAAGCCTTCTGGGGCGCGGACGACGATCAACTACGTGTGTACTAA
- the guaA gene encoding glutamine-hydrolyzing GMP synthase, whose product MAKTDTASFDSILVLDFGSQYNQLITRRIRDFGVYSELLPNTITAEEIKARHPKGIIFSGGPNSVYDDGAFRVDPEIFNLDLPILGICYGMQLMTYTLAGGKVESADNREYGKANINVTSDSATLFKDTPAEQSVWMSHGDLVTQAPDGFDVVATSKNCPIAAIQDVDRKLYGIQFHAEVRNTDYGNDILRHFAFDVCQAEANWSMDDFIDMQIEKIRAEVGDKKVLLGLSGGVDSSVVGVLLHKAIGTQLTSIFVDHGLLRKGEADQVMASLEGKFGLNIIKVDAKDRFLSKLAGVSDPERKRKIIGNEFIQVFDEEATKLHGMEFLAQGTLYTDVIESGTSTAQTIKSHHNVGGLPEDMQFKLIEPLRTLFKDEARELGEKLGMPSDLVWRQPFPGPGLGIRVIGEITEDKLEIVRDSDFILRDEIKKAGLDRDIWQYFTVLPGIKSVGVMGDGRTYDYTVGIRAVTSIDGMTADFARIPWDVLQKISVRIVNEVDHVNRIVYDVTSKPPSTIEWE is encoded by the coding sequence TTGGCAAAAACGGATACCGCGTCTTTCGATTCCATTTTGGTATTGGATTTCGGTAGTCAGTACAATCAATTGATTACCCGGCGCATTCGTGATTTCGGCGTTTATTCGGAACTACTTCCGAACACGATTACCGCTGAAGAAATCAAGGCCCGTCACCCGAAAGGTATTATCTTTTCAGGTGGCCCCAACAGTGTTTACGATGATGGCGCCTTTCGGGTTGACCCGGAGATTTTCAACTTGGACTTACCAATCTTGGGAATCTGTTACGGGATGCAACTGATGACCTACACGCTTGCGGGCGGAAAGGTTGAATCAGCTGATAACCGTGAATACGGTAAGGCAAACATCAACGTGACGAGTGACTCGGCAACCTTGTTCAAGGATACGCCAGCTGAACAGTCAGTGTGGATGAGTCATGGTGACTTGGTCACTCAAGCACCAGATGGCTTTGACGTGGTGGCAACTTCTAAGAACTGTCCAATTGCGGCAATTCAAGATGTTGACCGGAAGTTGTATGGGATTCAATTCCATGCAGAAGTTCGGAACACCGATTACGGTAATGATATTCTACGGCACTTTGCGTTTGACGTTTGCCAAGCTGAAGCCAACTGGTCAATGGATGATTTCATTGACATGCAGATTGAAAAGATCCGCGCAGAAGTTGGTGACAAGAAGGTCTTACTAGGCCTTTCTGGCGGGGTAGACTCGAGCGTGGTCGGTGTGCTCTTGCACAAAGCAATCGGCACCCAATTAACGAGTATCTTCGTGGACCACGGTTTGTTACGGAAGGGCGAAGCTGACCAAGTGATGGCGAGCCTGGAAGGTAAATTCGGCCTGAACATCATCAAAGTTGATGCCAAGGACCGTTTCTTAAGCAAACTCGCTGGGGTCAGTGATCCTGAACGGAAACGTAAGATTATTGGTAACGAATTTATCCAAGTGTTTGACGAAGAAGCCACTAAGTTACACGGGATGGAATTTCTTGCTCAAGGAACGCTCTATACCGATGTTATTGAAAGTGGGACTTCCACGGCACAAACGATCAAATCACACCATAACGTTGGTGGGTTGCCAGAAGACATGCAGTTCAAGTTGATTGAACCGCTCCGGACGCTCTTCAAGGATGAAGCACGGGAACTCGGTGAAAAGCTGGGCATGCCGTCTGACCTCGTTTGGCGTCAACCATTCCCAGGTCCCGGCCTCGGAATTCGGGTCATTGGCGAAATCACGGAAGATAAGCTAGAAATCGTTCGCGATAGCGACTTCATCTTACGTGATGAAATCAAAAAAGCCGGCTTAGACCGCGATATCTGGCAATACTTCACTGTTTTACCAGGCATCAAGTCAGTCGGTGTCATGGGCGACGGCCGGACTTACGACTACACAGTCGGTATCCGTGCCGTAACCTCAATCGACGGCATGACCGCCGACTTCGCACGAATCCCATGGGACGTCTTGCAAAAGATCTCCGTCCGAATCGTCAATGAAGTCGACCACGTCAACCGCATCGTATATGATGTAACGAGCAAACCGCCTTCGACGATCGAGTGGGAGTAA
- a CDS encoding DedA family protein, whose translation MQLKLEVLPLVNLLTSLTHLEQSIGPLLTTLGSWSYILLFAVIFLETGMVVFPFLPGESLIFLASTMAATHSDALSIQILVPVFFVAAVIGDTVNFEIGRHLIRLPWLQRHLPQDKQVKAQHFFTKYGAKAVMFGRFVPLVRTFVPLSAGASKMPQASFALWNLIGVGIWLSVGCSLGYFFGSIDFVQEHLSLCFLGIMVVALVPAMLAAVVKTIRQRTVSQ comes from the coding sequence ATGCAACTTAAATTGGAGGTGTTGCCGTTGGTCAATTTACTTACCAGTCTAACCCATTTGGAACAAAGCATTGGGCCCTTACTCACAACGCTTGGAAGTTGGAGTTACATCCTATTATTTGCCGTCATTTTCCTTGAAACTGGGATGGTCGTATTTCCATTTCTCCCAGGAGAATCGCTGATTTTTCTCGCTAGTACGATGGCCGCGACGCACAGCGATGCCCTCAGCATTCAAATCTTAGTGCCGGTCTTCTTTGTTGCCGCCGTCATTGGCGACACGGTCAACTTCGAAATTGGCCGCCACTTGATTCGATTACCATGGCTCCAACGGCACCTCCCGCAGGACAAGCAGGTCAAAGCACAACACTTCTTCACCAAGTATGGAGCCAAAGCCGTCATGTTTGGCCGCTTCGTCCCACTAGTTCGGACGTTTGTACCACTGAGTGCAGGTGCTTCTAAAATGCCACAAGCGTCCTTTGCCCTCTGGAACCTGATTGGTGTCGGCATCTGGCTCAGCGTCGGTTGCTCACTCGGCTACTTCTTCGGTTCCATCGACTTTGTGCAGGAGCACCTCTCACTGTGCTTCTTAGGCATCATGGTGGTCGCACTGGTTCCCGCAATGCTCGCCGCGGTGGTCAAAACGATTCGGCAACGGACGGTTTCGCAATAG